The proteins below are encoded in one region of Methanosarcina barkeri 3:
- a CDS encoding HEAT repeat domain-containing protein: MEIEKLKIHFVFFSLIIFQLSVFSNINVASAASDEPDIETLIEDLNAQDVNVKATSVKALVEAGEPAVEPLIKVLNSKDPEIRENAAITLGKIKDERAIDPLIKLLTDEEWEVESAATSALVEIGEPVVEPLVFILQDKNEDVFLRMKVIAVLAGIKDERAIQPMIRVLKEEPELQADLGYRLGLMGEPAVEPLIQLLDDDDPEVRVRAAEALGRIGDGRAIGALTDALNDKDETVRVFAKMGLESIETQKKNTLIATYGKEREFYIEDQRREWLSKLDTVYKLSGNYMKPYTYPEGPVISYGWSIENRIEVGILEGSEVNNSTLNDIYTVFDSLGKVNEVDDIPVVFFCAEPFKNDIMTERNAVEETEEAKKNGKIEELEESEKVNGTKEASETEEEAGDLQSPVSVPGPRAMFVLSDLLISAFIVNKR; the protein is encoded by the coding sequence ATGGAGATTGAAAAGCTGAAAATTCATTTCGTATTTTTTTCATTAATTATCTTCCAGTTATCTGTATTTTCTAATATTAATGTAGCTAGTGCCGCTTCAGATGAGCCTGATATCGAGACTTTAATTGAAGATCTGAATGCACAGGATGTAAATGTCAAAGCTACCTCCGTAAAAGCTCTGGTTGAAGCCGGAGAGCCCGCAGTAGAACCTTTAATCAAAGTACTGAATTCCAAAGACCCGGAAATTCGTGAAAACGCGGCTATTACCCTTGGAAAGATCAAAGATGAAAGAGCTATAGATCCACTCATCAAATTGTTGACGGACGAAGAGTGGGAAGTTGAAAGTGCTGCAACCAGTGCTCTTGTTGAAATCGGAGAACCTGTTGTCGAGCCCCTCGTTTTTATCCTGCAGGATAAAAACGAGGATGTTTTTCTACGGATGAAAGTTATTGCAGTCCTTGCTGGAATAAAAGACGAAAGGGCAATTCAACCTATGATTCGGGTCTTGAAAGAAGAACCAGAACTTCAAGCAGATCTCGGTTATCGTCTGGGCCTGATGGGCGAGCCTGCTGTAGAGCCTTTAATCCAGCTTCTTGATGACGACGATCCTGAAGTCAGGGTACGCGCAGCCGAAGCTCTCGGTAGAATAGGAGATGGCCGTGCAATTGGAGCGCTTACGGACGCCCTGAATGATAAGGACGAGACTGTTCGAGTATTTGCAAAAATGGGGCTTGAAAGCATTGAAACTCAAAAGAAAAATACGTTAATCGCCACTTATGGAAAGGAACGTGAGTTTTATATCGAGGACCAGAGGCGAGAATGGTTAAGTAAACTTGATACAGTCTACAAACTTTCAGGGAATTACATGAAACCCTATACATATCCAGAGGGGCCAGTTATCAGCTATGGATGGAGCATTGAAAATCGCATAGAAGTAGGAATTCTGGAAGGCTCGGAAGTTAATAATTCCACCCTTAATGATATTTACACTGTATTTGACAGTCTGGGGAAAGTGAATGAAGTTGATGACATACCTGTTGTATTCTTCTGCGCAGAACCTTTTAAAAATGATATAATGACTGAACGGAATGCGGTAGAAGAGACAGAAGAAGCCAAAAAAAATGGAAAAATTGAAGAATTAGAGGAAAGTGAAAAAGTTAACGGAACTAAAGAAGCTAGCGAAACTGAAGAAGAGGCAGGAGATTTGCAGTCACCAGTTAGTGTCCCGGGACCCAGAGCAATGTTTGTTTTGTCAGATTTATTGATTTCAGCCTTTATAGTAAACAAGCGTTGA